One genomic region from Harpia harpyja isolate bHarHar1 chromosome 1, bHarHar1 primary haplotype, whole genome shotgun sequence encodes:
- the ASTE1 gene encoding protein asteroid homolog 1 — translation MGIQGLAGFVEERGVFFTELRVRDTKLVIDGSSLYHRLYFASAVDFRRGGDYGPFTAAVRDFFGSLRACRVAPFVVLDGGRGADDRKLPTMRGRAAERLRAAHGLSRGDGGCLVPLLTREAFVQALGRLGVPFVQCFAEADREIAGLANRWGCPVLSLDSDFCVFDLAAGYCPLTHFQWQSVCAGEGAQGCYVPARCFSAEKFCRHFSHLNKSLLPLFAVMNGNDYIDRAALEAFFRKVRLPRGWAVGKGRKYAHLQGLLNWLSQFAGPTEAVDSVLKYLKKHQRDEIRELLCASMEDYTPSDVNLEDFFQNGKYECEAARKADLPQWVLDALAKGKLAPFISDALILRSTFLHVQVENMQRPSAHSTALPIRQVIYGLLLRVSQSTEAASPSKQTSELPVVCEFDRLQKTLKKTFVQAASQPTDFCDYHFPLDKLMEVPTSCRQMLLLETLGVKMSFLESIPSHLQLPVAVTCYWIFCSEPKVKLHQLKALLLMIVSGELHRITNDPDLRVLCAEDDSTAYNEFLKWKEKKLQNKDFDLDAAHSFCQWQCCLQMGLYLNQLLCTPLSEPDLSRLYSGTLVHRLYQELKSTPSVENLFSLSPKMIQLYQVLLNTVESTVSPDFIQKMTKTKSESCKKKKASNKKKKAIRCAVPETQHLCNVNRFASLRVDD, via the exons ATGGGCATCCAGGGGCTGGCGGGCTTCGTGGAGGAGCGCGGGGTGTTCTTCACCGAGCTGCGGGTGAGAGACACCAAGCTGGTCATCGACGGGAGCAGCCTCTACCACCGGCTGTACTTTGCCTCTGCCGTCGACTTCCGCCGCGGCGGCGATTACGGGCCCTTCACGGCGGCCGTGCGCGACTTTTTCGGCAGCCTGCGGGCCTGCCGCGTCGCCCCCTTCGTGGTGCTGGACGGCGGGCGCGGCGCCGACGACAGGAAGCTGCCCACGATGCGAGGCCGCGCCGCCGAGCGGCTGCGGGCAGCCCACGGCCTCTCCCGCGGCGACGGCGGCTGCCTGGTGCCGCTGCTGACGCGCGAGGCCTTCGTGCAGGCGTTGGGCCGGCTCGGCGTGCCCTTCGTGCAGTGCTTCGCCGAGGCCGACCGGGAGATCGCTGGCCTGGCCAACCGCTGGGGCTGCCCCGTCCTCTCCCTCGACAGCGACTTCTGCGTCTTCGACCTGGCAGCCGGCTACTGTCCCCTGACCCACTTCCAGTGGCAGAGCGTGTGCGCAGGAGAAGGGGCGCAGGGCTGCTACGTTCCCGCTCGCTGCTTTTCCGCGGAGAAGTTCTGCAGGCACTTCAGTCACCTGAACAAAAGCCTGCTCCCTCTCTTTGCTGTCATGAACGGAAACGACTATATCGATCGGGCAGCTCTCGAGGCGTTCTTCAGAAAGGTGCGCTTGCCGAGGGGGTGggcagtggggaaggggaggaagtaCGCCCACCTTCAGGGGCTTCTGAACTGGCTGTCACAGTTTGCTGGGCCCACCGAGGCTGTCGACAGTGTGCTGAAATACCTTAAGAAACACCAGAGAGACGAAATAAGGGAGCTTCTGTGCGCTTCAATGGAGGATTATACTCCCTCCGATGTGAATCTTGAGGACTTTTTTCAGAATGGAAAGTATGAATGTGAGGCTGCTAGGAAAGCAGACTTACCACAGTGGGTACTCGATGCTTTGGCAAAAGGTAAGCTGGCCCCATTCATCAGCGATGCCCTGATACTAAGAAGTACCTTCCTCCATGTTCAGGTGGAGAACATGCAGAGACCTAGCGCACATAGCACAGCTTTGCCCATTCGACAAGTTATCTATGGACTGCTTCTGAGAGTATCTCAAAGTACTGAGGCTGCTTCTCCAAGTAAACAGACCAGCGAGCTGCCAGTTGTATGTGAATTTGACAGACTCCAAAAGACACTTAAGAAAACATTTGTTCAAGCAGCAAGCCAACCCACAGATTTCTGTGATTATCATTTTCCTTTGGACAAGTTAATGGAG gtGCCCACGTCATGCCGTCAGATGCTTTTGCTGGAGACTCTAGGAGTGAAAATGAGTTTCCTAGAATCTATCCCCAGTCACTTACAACTCCCTGTTGCTGTAACGTGTTACTGGATATTTTGTTCAGAACCAAAAGTTAAGTTGCATCAATTAAAGGCTTTGCTTCTAATGATAGTATCTGGAGAACTGCACAGGATAACAAATGATCCAG ATCTCAGAGTTTTATGTGCTGAAGATGACAGTACTGCATACAATGAATTtctaaaatggaaggaaaagaaactgcaaaataaagaCTTCGATTTAGATGCTGCACACAGTTTTTGCCAGTGGCAGTGCTGTCTTCAGATGGGATTGTATCTTAACCAGCTACTTTGCACTCCTCTCTCTGAGCCAGACCTAAGTAG GCTTTACAGTGGGACCCTTGTGCACAGACTGTATCAGGAACTTAAATCAACACCTTCAGTGGAAAATCTGTTTAGTTTATCTCCAAAAATGATTCAGCTTTATCAGGTTTTGTTAAATACAGTGGAGTCAACTGTATCTCCAGACTTCATTCAGAAAATGACCAAGACCAAATCTGAGTCgtgcaaaaagaagaaagcatctaataagaaaaaaaaggccattAGGTGTGCTGTACCAGAAACTCAGCATTTATGCAATGTTAATAGGTTTGCATCACTTCGAGTGGATGACTGA